Below is a window of Zygotorulaspora mrakii chromosome 3, complete sequence DNA.
ATGTACGGAGACCTGGCTAATAAATTGGTCCTCGAGGCGAAGAGAACAAAACAACTAAACAGTAGAAGTATTCAGCAGTCGAAACTACCATTATATCATGAAGAGTTAGTACAgaacattttgaaagaagtgGGAcaactgaagaagaattcaGAATACTTGAAGCAGCACCAAATCCTAGATGACGTAGGTGGTAAGGTCTCTAAATGCCAATATTTTGTCACGCTTTTGTGTatggaaagaaataaaCGGTGCCTCTTGGCATATCAAAAGCTGAGAACCGATACACTGGACAAATTTGCATGGGATAATAATGGAATAGATTTATTGAACGGCTTTGACGATGTTGATCAGAATGCCAGCGATTTATCGCGCCATGAACTTGAATATGTGAAAGAATATTCTGATTTGATTACCGATCTAAAAAGTGGCGAGCTAGCAAACGTGGACTTATCTGGCAGTTTGAAACCACCAAGTGACGTGTTCATAGATGTAAGGGTATTGAAAGATGCGGGGGAGATCCAAACCGAGTATGGTGTATTCAATCTGATCAAAGactctcaattttttgttagGCAATCAGACGTGGAAAGGCTCATACAGCAGGGgtatttacaaaaaatatgatgcAAGATACAATATTCAATAGAGGTGAATTACAAGTAAGATTACAAATTGTTGTACATGCACGATATTTCGCCAAAGAGCACAACAGACCAAAATGTGATCAATTGAAGTGCACAATGAACTGCCCAAATAGTGTCGATTGAGTCGCTGTAGAAGAAGCGATGCTTCCATCGTGTTAGAAGCTCAAGTGATCGTCAAACAATCAATCAAATGGTGAACTGTCCTTTATCAACTGATTTGTGGTGCACGGGTgcgtttttcttttgaaattgattatGGGGaagtgaaaatttttgagatgCCTTTAATAACAAAGATATTAGTTTACCCTCAAACTTTACCTCGGCTGATATCGCTAACTCAAGTGCTGCACTGCTTTTTACTGATATTGATTGATAGCACAGTCTCCAGCTTGTGCTTGCTTGTCTTATTTAAAAACTGATTATCAAGATCAATTAAATATGAGTGAGAAAACAATCGAAATGTCTGCTACCGACAAGGCCAATTTAACTCATAGTGAACAACATTATTTTGATTCCTATGATCATTATGGAATTCATGAGGAAATGTTGCAAGACTCAGTACGTACACTGTCCTACAGAAATGCTATTGTGCAAAACAGAGATCTCTTCAAGGATAAGATTGTTTTGGACGTTGGATGCGGTACTGGTATCTTGTCAATGTTTGCCGCTAAGAATGGTGCCAAACATGTGATTGGTGTTGATATGTCAAGTATCATTGAAATGGCCCGTGAAATAGTTGAATTGAACGGATTTTCAGATAAAATTACCTTATTACGTGGCAAATTAGAAGACGTTACACTACCATACCCGAAGGTTGACATCATAATTTCTGAATGGATGGGTTATTTTTTACTATATGAGTCAATGTTAGATACTGTATTGTTTGCCCGTGACCGTTACTTGGTTGAAGGTGGTCTAATTTTCCCTGACAAGTGTTCTATACATATCGCTGGTCTAGAAGATGCGCAATATAAAGATGACAAGATTAATTATTGGTATGATGTGTATGGATTTGATTATTCTCCATTTGTTCCTTTAGTAATGAAGGAACCTATTGTCGACACCGTGGAAAGTCATGTTGTTAACACTACTAGAGCCAAattaattgaatttgatttaAATACTGTTAATCTATCGGATCTTTCATTCAATGCTAAATTCAAGGTAGAGACAAAGAGACAAGATTGGATTAATGGGCTAATTGCATGGTTTGATATCGAATTCCCTGCCCCAAAGGGTAAGAAGCCAGTTACTTTCTCCACAGGTGCCCATTCAGCTTATACCCATTGGAAACAAACTGTTTTCTATTTGACTGATAATCTGGAAGCCGAACGAGGCGATGTTCTAGAGGGTGAAGTATCATGCGCTCCTAATAAGTTTCACAATAGAGATCTGGACATCAGCATAAAGTACGACTTCAAAGCAAAAGGTGTCGACTCTGAGAGTAGATCAGTTCAAGGTGAAACTAAGTATGTGATGCATTGAAAGTGGTAATGTGGCACAGATTTTGTACTCGATTGTATATTAGCTATTGAAgatatttgtaaaataataaa
It encodes the following:
- the PSF1 gene encoding DNA replication protein PSF1 (similar to Saccharomyces cerevisiae PSF1 (YDR013W); ancestral locus Anc_3.234); protein product: MYGDLANKLVLEAKRTKQLNSRSIQQSKLPLYHEELVQNILKEVGQLKKNSEYLKQHQILDDVGGKVSKCQYFVTLLCMERNKRCLLAYQKLRTDTLDKFAWDNNGIDLLNGFDDVDQNASDLSRHELEYVKEYSDLITDLKSGELANVDLSGSLKPPSDVFIDVRVLKDAGEIQTEYGVFNLIKDSQFFVRQSDVERLIQQGYLQKI
- the HMT1 gene encoding protein-arginine omega-N methyltransferase HMT1 (similar to Saccharomyces cerevisiae HMT1 (YBR034C); ancestral locus Anc_3.233), yielding MSEKTIEMSATDKANLTHSEQHYFDSYDHYGIHEEMLQDSVRTLSYRNAIVQNRDLFKDKIVLDVGCGTGILSMFAAKNGAKHVIGVDMSSIIEMAREIVELNGFSDKITLLRGKLEDVTLPYPKVDIIISEWMGYFLLYESMLDTVLFARDRYLVEGGLIFPDKCSIHIAGLEDAQYKDDKINYWYDVYGFDYSPFVPLVMKEPIVDTVESHVVNTTRAKLIEFDLNTVNLSDLSFNAKFKVETKRQDWINGLIAWFDIEFPAPKGKKPVTFSTGAHSAYTHWKQTVFYLTDNLEAERGDVLEGEVSCAPNKFHNRDLDISIKYDFKAKGVDSESRSVQGETKYVMH